A single Microthrixaceae bacterium DNA region contains:
- a CDS encoding site-specific integrase has protein sequence MHSNSPCSASSSDATSPPRPTCARREPATPSHVPGPTLSWPDSSTPPAPTASTPPSTSPPTPACAGEIVGLKWCDLDAAQRRVAIRRTLQCVGGQPVEFGVKTRTSRRSIELDAGTVALLSTWRRRLQRDGLPGGIDDWMFCNTAGRYLNPQSISQLFERIVTSAEVPRVRFHDLRHTHASLLIASGEDVKVVSERLGHAHPAFTMHTYQHLLPGMSAAAADRFATMIATADR, from the coding sequence CTGCACTCCAACTCGCCGTGCAGCGCGAGCTCGTCGGACGCAACGTCGCCGCCGCGGCCCACCTGCGCCCGACGCGAGCCGGCAACGCCGTCGCACGTACCTGGACCGACACTGAGCTGGCCCGATTCCTCGACGCCGCCCGCCCCCACCGCCTCTACCCCGCCCTCCACCTCGCCGCCCACACCGGCATGCGCCGGCGAGATCGTCGGACTCAAGTGGTGCGACCTCGACGCCGCGCAGCGACGCGTCGCCATCCGCCGAACCCTCCAATGCGTCGGCGGCCAACCCGTCGAGTTCGGCGTCAAGACCCGCACCAGCCGACGCAGCATCGAACTCGACGCCGGCACCGTCGCTCTGCTGTCGACGTGGCGGCGACGACTCCAGCGCGACGGGCTCCCCGGCGGCATCGATGACTGGATGTTCTGCAACACCGCCGGCCGCTACCTCAACCCCCAGTCCATCAGCCAGCTCTTCGAGCGGATCGTCACCAGCGCCGAGGTCCCTCGGGTGCGGTTCCACGACCTGCGACACACCCACGCATCGCTGCTCATCGCATCCGGAGAAGACGTCAAGGTCGTCAGCGAACGCCTCGGCCACGCACACCCCGCCTTCACCATGCACACCTACCAGCACCTGCTGCCCG
- a CDS encoding cytochrome P450, which produces MGYAAVELIGGFVTEADAPDLQAKLVELGPAIDALTTQRQAAEPDTSTIIGLCARALADGQIDELEAIGLLAVLLSAGGESTTSLLGAGARMLAERPDLQDRLRADPSLIPTFVEEACRVEPPFRGHYRRVVSDTTLGGVALPAGSRLVLAWPAANRSDDLGGDQIDVDRANARQHLGFGWGLHLCIGAPLARMEARVTFEQLLCRTRSITVDPDAELRHHPSLMVRRLTSLPLVLEPAT; this is translated from the coding sequence ATGGGCTACGCCGCCGTCGAGCTCATCGGCGGCTTCGTCACCGAGGCCGACGCCCCCGACCTCCAAGCCAAGCTCGTCGAGCTCGGCCCCGCGATCGACGCGCTCACCACGCAACGCCAAGCGGCCGAGCCCGACACGTCGACCATCATCGGCCTGTGCGCCCGCGCCCTCGCCGACGGACAGATCGACGAGCTGGAAGCGATCGGCCTCCTCGCCGTCCTCCTGTCCGCCGGCGGCGAGTCCACCACCAGCCTCCTCGGGGCCGGCGCGCGGATGCTCGCCGAGCGACCCGACCTCCAGGACCGGCTGCGCGCCGACCCGTCGCTCATCCCGACCTTCGTCGAGGAGGCCTGCCGGGTCGAACCGCCCTTCCGCGGCCATTACCGGCGGGTGGTCTCCGACACCACCCTCGGCGGTGTCGCCCTGCCGGCAGGATCGCGACTGGTGCTCGCCTGGCCGGCCGCCAACCGGAGCGACGACCTGGGAGGCGACCAGATCGACGTCGATCGGGCCAACGCCCGCCAGCACCTGGGTTTCGGGTGGGGCCTTCACCTCTGCATCGGCGCGCCACTCGCTCGCATGGAGGCCCGGGTCACCTTCGAGCAGCTCCTGTGCCGCACCCGATCCATCACCGTCGATCCCGACGCCGAGCTCCGCCACCATCCGAGCCTCATGGTCCGCCGACTCACCAGCCTTCCCCTCGTGCTCGAACCTGCAACCTGA
- a CDS encoding alpha/beta hydrolase fold domain-containing protein: MSRLPPAWIGVGDIDLLHDEAVTYAARLRRAGVTCELDVLPGLFHGADSIRPKAPTSRAFRNTMTEALRHGITPRSGSKLAD, encoded by the coding sequence TTGAGCCGCCTTCCACCAGCATGGATCGGCGTCGGCGACATCGACCTGCTCCACGACGAGGCCGTCACCTACGCCGCTCGTCTCCGACGAGCCGGGGTGACCTGCGAGCTCGACGTCCTGCCCGGCCTCTTCCACGGCGCCGACAGCATCCGCCCCAAAGCACCCACCTCCCGGGCGTTTCGCAACACGATGACCGAGGCACTCCGCCACGGCATCACGCCGCGATCCGGCTCGAAGCTCGCGGACTGA
- a CDS encoding TetR/AcrR family transcriptional regulator, producing the protein MPDPEALTNQPPRGPGRPRVLDDADVVDAAFRVIEEHGFAKLSMRAVARELGVPTMTIYGYVPNKTALDALLIDRILSEVRIPEPVQGTWDERLLILVCDARRTLVERPQLNARRAELGAGALALLSSGGFGREASRLADGVIDLLRQGGFRPDDLHDCFTTLFIYVT; encoded by the coding sequence ATGCCCGATCCTGAAGCCCTCACCAACCAACCTCCACGAGGCCCCGGCCGACCGCGCGTGCTCGACGACGCCGACGTCGTCGATGCGGCGTTCAGGGTGATCGAGGAGCACGGGTTCGCCAAGCTCTCCATGCGCGCTGTTGCCCGGGAGCTCGGCGTTCCGACGATGACGATCTACGGCTACGTCCCCAACAAGACAGCGCTCGACGCGCTGCTCATCGACCGCATCCTCAGCGAGGTCCGAATCCCCGAACCAGTGCAGGGCACGTGGGACGAACGCCTCCTCATCCTTGTCTGCGACGCCCGCCGAACCCTCGTCGAACGCCCCCAGCTCAACGCGCGCCGAGCCGAGCTCGGCGCAGGCGCGCTCGCGCTGCTCAGCAGCGGTGGCTTCGGGCGAGAAGCATCACGCCTCGCCGACGGCGTGATCGACCTCCTCCGCCAGGGCGGCTTCCGACCCGACGATCTCCACGACTGCTTCACCACCCTCTTCATCTACGTCACCG
- a CDS encoding alpha/beta hydrolase fold domain-containing protein, translating to MWIHGGGTVLGSPEQGNAKCSHWANEIDLLVASVDYRLAPEHPFPAALDDCYGALCWLHDNADDLGVDRSRIAVGGDSAGGMLAAVLCQVARPRQAPICFQLSNTRCSTTARPLRPPPRTRSFVDPCRQPVRVDVLPRTPPHPKRRPLPTPRRHAPPT from the coding sequence GTGTGGATCCACGGCGGCGGGACCGTCCTGGGCTCACCCGAGCAAGGCAACGCCAAGTGCAGCCACTGGGCCAACGAGATCGACCTGCTCGTCGCGAGCGTCGACTACCGCCTCGCCCCTGAGCACCCCTTCCCCGCTGCGCTCGACGACTGCTACGGCGCGTTGTGCTGGCTGCACGACAACGCCGACGACCTCGGCGTCGACCGCAGCCGAATCGCTGTGGGCGGCGACAGCGCCGGCGGCATGCTCGCCGCGGTCCTATGCCAGGTCGCACGACCGCGGCAGGCCCCGATCTGCTTCCAGCTCTCGAATACCCGATGCTCGACGACCGCTCGACCCCTGCGACCACCGCCCCGAACGCGATCCTTCGTGGACCCCTGCCGCCAACCGGTTCGGGTGGACGTCCTACCTCGGACACCGCCCCACCCCAAACGACGACCGCTCCCTACGCCGCGCCGGCACGCACCACCGACTTGA